From Thermococcus sp.:
ACTTCCCTGCCAGACTCATCCTCCACCCAGAAGCGCTGGTAACTGATGAGCGAATAGGCCAGCGGTGCCTCGTTCTTTAAGGTTATCTCGCCTTGGGCGTAGTCCCCCTTGACAACTGTAATCGTTGCGCCCGTTGTGAGCCTTCCAAACTGAGCCGAGACGTTAGGCAGGAATGAAACAAAGAGCATCAGTGCTATCAATGGGGGTAAATACCTCCGCATGTTCTTCACCGCTCAAAATAGGGTGTTCAGGATTTAAAGGCTACCCCTGACGGCGGGGAGCAGGAGCGCGATTCCCAGAATTCCAATCAGTACTGAGAAGATCATGTAGAGCCTGTAAACCAGCAGGCTGGAGAAGTGGGGCCTGACGATGAGGCCGATTATTGTCAGCATAACCCCATAGAGGGTCGCGAAAATGCCAAGCGAGAGCCTGAGGTCAATCCCTATCAGGAGGAGTATTCCGAAAACAGCCCCAGCAAAGACCGTAACGTGAGGCACCGTAAATGCCAGATAGTTCATGAAGGTTCTTTCCTCGCCCATACCCATCACTCCGAGATGAAAGCGTAGGTTGTCGTTGTTGGAAGCTCACGCCTGACCCTCGAGAGGAGGTATCTCAGGTAGAGCCTTTCCTCCGGCTCGTCGAGGGGGTCGTAGGTTCCCAAAACCCTGTCTATCAGCTTTACCGCAGTCCTGCCCCTGACCCTGAAGTAGCCCCTGAAGTCCGTGACTATCTCAAGGACAACGGGCAGGAGGAGCTTTTCATCGTCACCCGGGTCGAGGAGCAGGGCAATCTTTTCGAGCTCGCTCCTTCTGAAGCTGTGCCAGCTCCCGTCGCGAAGTTTAACCCCCGGCCGTTCCTCGGCCAGGAGGGACTTCAGTGTTACCCTCCGTGCCGGCAGGTGGACGTTTATCCTGTATATCTCCCTGATGAGGGCGTCCTCAATTTTCCCCATGGTAGTGGGGAAACCCCTTTAAAGATAAAATTTGCTTAACTTTTAAACATCAAAATTCTGGGTTTGGGACTTCAGAATTTAACTTATAATGTCAAAGAATTCAGCGGATTTCCTCTTCCTCAACACCTTTTGAGTGGACTATTATTGATGCCCCAACTATGAGAACCGCGCCTATAATCTGTGGCGGAGTCAGCTTTTCCCCGAAGAGGACGTATGCAAGGGCTATCGCAACAACGGGTTCGACCGTTGCCACTATGCTGGCTCTGCTAACCTCAACCTCCCGGAGTGCGTGGTTGTAGAGGACGTAGCCGAGAAAGGTCGGAAAAAACGCCAGTCCGAGAAGGTAGGGGATAGCCCCTGATGGGACTGAAAACTTTGCAAAGGGGGCCAGGTAAAGCAACCCGAAGAAGAGCGTCATGAAGAGAACCCTCTCGGGTCTCTCGTCCCTGACACCGAACTTTGCCAGGATTCCATAGAGGGAGTAAACGAAGCCAGTGCCTACCCCCGTGATGAGGGGCAAAAGGCCCACATTGAAGTTCACGTTACCAGCGACGAGGACGACGCCGAGCATGACCATAATGAGGGAAACCGCCTTCTCGGCCGTTATCGGCTCCCTGAAAATTAAACGGCCAAGCAACACAGAAAATGCCGGGGCGGTGTAGACCAGAAGGACGGCGAAACCGACCGATGAAATCTTGACGGTGTAGAAGTAGAGGGTGTAGAAGGCAAAGACACCAACGAGGCCGTAGATTGCGTAGAAAGAGAGCCTTCTTCTTGTAAAGGGGTTCTCGTGGAGGAAGAGTGCTATGTAGGAGCCGAGGATTATGAGGGCAAAGAGAACCCTCCAGAAGACCATTGTGAAGGAGTCAACTCCGTAGCGGTAGATGTAGGTGGCGAATATTCCCAGGGTTCCCCACATACTCGCAGCGAGAAAAACCAAAAGGTAACCGCGTTTCATGGGGTCACCTCAAAAAGAAGGTCCGGTTGGAAGCCTTCTCTTGTGCTCGCTTGACTTTACGAGGTTCTCCACGTGTTCGACGGTTTCAACGCTTATTCCAAGCTCCCCTGCAATCTTCTCCTTTGGCATCTTTAGGTCTACCAGACGCCAGAGTATCTCATCGAGGAGCCGGTAGCTTATTCCCAGCTCGTCTTCGTCCGTCTGGCCCTCCCAGAGGCCAGCCGTTGGCTTCTTCTCGATTATCCTCTCCGGGACTCCGAGGAGCTTCGCTATCTCCCACACTTCAGTCTTGTAGAGGTTTATCAGCGGTGCGTAGTCGCTGGCCCCGTCGCCCCATTTTGTGAAGTAGCCAGTCAGGAACTCGCTCCTGT
This genomic window contains:
- a CDS encoding EamA family transporter — protein: MKRGYLLVFLAASMWGTLGIFATYIYRYGVDSFTMVFWRVLFALIILGSYIALFLHENPFTRRRLSFYAIYGLVGVFAFYTLYFYTVKISSVGFAVLLVYTAPAFSVLLGRLIFREPITAEKAVSLIMVMLGVVLVAGNVNFNVGLLPLITGVGTGFVYSLYGILAKFGVRDERPERVLFMTLFFGLLYLAPFAKFSVPSGAIPYLLGLAFFPTFLGYVLYNHALREVEVSRASIVATVEPVVAIALAYVLFGEKLTPPQIIGAVLIVGASIIVHSKGVEEEEIR
- a CDS encoding DUF61 family protein; its protein translation is MGKIEDALIREIYRINVHLPARRVTLKSLLAEERPGVKLRDGSWHSFRRSELEKIALLLDPGDDEKLLLPVVLEIVTDFRGYFRVRGRTAVKLIDRVLGTYDPLDEPEERLYLRYLLSRVRRELPTTTTYAFISE